The proteins below are encoded in one region of Phaseolus vulgaris cultivar G19833 chromosome 1, P. vulgaris v2.0, whole genome shotgun sequence:
- the LOC137814003 gene encoding protein EARLY RESPONSIVE TO DEHYDRATION 15, producing MALVSGGRSTLNPNAPLYIPAAFRQVEDFSPEWWQLVTTFTWYHDFWLSQQQEDGAYYGEEDEFDGNDVVDLLPDSFDLDAGEDLAALDAQLEDFIQSYETQETGPKVTA from the exons ATGGCACTAGTATCTGGAGGAAGATCAACACTGAACCCCAATGCCCCGCTTTACATTCCAGCTGCGTTCCGCCAAGTGGAGGATTTTTCTCCAGAATGGTGGCAGCTGGTGACGACATTCACATGGTACCATGACTTCTGGCTAAGCCAGCAACAGGAGGATGGAGCCTATTATGGAGAGGAGGATGAGTTTGATGGTAATGATGTCGTTGATTTGCTTCCTGATTCGTTTGATCTTGACGCCGGTGAAGATCTTGCTGCATTGGACGCTCAGCTTGAAGACTTCATCCAATCTTATGAAACCCAAG AAACTGGACCCAAAGTAACtgcatga
- the LOC137814002 gene encoding GTP-binding protein BRASSINAZOLE INSENSITIVE PALE GREEN 2, chloroplastic isoform X2 encodes MAMLLSTIVVPSTKLVIFNNSTQERALPSFCHIPDTSKRFQKVSSFIAFAVKGDSTHPKATRRDSRNPLLSEGRDEDEARGPICPGCGVFMQDKDPNLLGYYQPRKVKVEEFSEEDGDVFDVDDGGDYAEEEDDDEVGFLNVSEIKLGEESEGLNEIDWDSDDWEAKLLDEDDEKLELDAFAPAGVGYGNITEEYMEKVKRKKVSKAEKKRMAKEANREKEEVTVCARCHSLRNYGHVKNQTMENLIPDFDFNRLISTRLMNPSGSGSATVVVMVVDCVDFDGSFPRIAVKSLFQALERIQDNSKRAKKLPKLVLVATKVDLLPSQVSPTRLDRWVRNRARSWGAPKLNGVYLVSSRKDLGVRNLLSFVKDLAGPRGNVWVIGAQNAGKSTLINAFAKKQGAKVTKLTEAPIPGTTLGILRIAGVLPAKTKMFDTPGLLHPYLMSMRLNRDEQKVIEIRKELRPRSYRIKARQAIHIGGLTRLDLVEASVETIYVTVWASSNVSLHMGKIENADEFWRKHVGIRLQPPIGNERAAELGTWQEREVKVSGTSWDVNSIDITIAGLGWFSLGLKGEATTKLWVFDGVEVTLREPLVLDRAPSLQKPGFWLPKAISDAIGNQTKLEAQRRKQLDHEDMEYMGAGAGAGAASST; translated from the exons ATGGCGATGCTATTGTCTACAATTGTTGTTCCTTCTACCAAGCTCGTCATCTTCAACAACAGTACACAGGAGCGTGCACTTCCAAGTTTTTGTCATATCCCTG ATACTAGCAAGCGCTTTCAGAAAGTGTCGTCCTTTATTGCTTTTGCGGTGAAGGGTGACTCCACTCACCCCAAAGCCACAAGGAGAGATAGTAGGAACCCATTGTTGAGTGAGGGGAgagatgaagatgaagctagAGGACCCATTTGTCCTGGTTGTGGAGTCTTCATGCAAGATAAGGACCCTAACCTTCTAGGGTATTACCAACCAAGGAAGGTGAAAGTGGAAGAGTTTTCAGAAGAGGACGGCGATGTGTTTGATGTTGATGATGGTGGTGATTATGCagaagaagaggatgatgatGAAGTGGGGTTTTTGAATGTAAGTGAAATTAAGCTTGGAGAAGAAAGTGAGGGGTTAAATGAGATTGACTGGGATTCTGATGACTGGGAAGCTAAGTTACtggatgaagatgatgagaAGTTGGAATTGGATGCGTTTGCACCTGCAGGGGTTGGGTATGGTAACATTACTGAGGAGTACATGGAAAAGGTAAAGAGGAAGAAGGTGTCCAAAGCTGAGAAGAAGAGAATGGCTAAGGAGGCTAACAGGGAGAAAGAAGAGGTAACTGTGTGTGCTCGGTGTCATTCCTTGAGAAACTATGGCCACGTAAAGAACCAGACGATGGAGAATTTGATACCGGATTTTGATTTCAATAGGTTGATTTCGACGCGGCTGATGAACCCTTCTGGAAGTGGCAGTGCTACTGTTGTTGTCATGGTTGTGGACTGTGTTGATTTTGATGGTTCATTCCCTAGGATTGCAGTGAAATCCTTGTTTCAAGCATTGGAAAGAATACAGGACAACTCGAAGCGGGCCAAGAAGCTGCCGAAGCTTGTTCTTGTGGCAACAAAGGTTGATCTCCTTCCATCCCAGGTTTCTCCTACGAGGTTAGATAGATGGGTTCGAAACCGTGCAAGATCTTGGGGAGCACCTAAGCTAAATGGGGTTTATTTGGTCAGTTCAAGGAAGGATTTAGGTGTAAGGAATTTGTTGTCCTTCGTGAAGGATTTGGCTGGTCCTCGTGGGAATGTATGGGTGATTGGAGCTCAAAATGCAGGGAAATCTACTCTGATCAATGCGTTTGCAAAGAAACAAGGAGCTAAAGTTACAAAGCTGACAGAAGCTCCAATTCCTGGGACAACACTTGGGATCTTGAGAATTGCTGGAGTTTTGCCAGCTAAGACTAAGATGTTTGACACTCCGGGGCTCTTGCACCCATATTTAATGTCAATGAGATTGAATCGGGATGAGCAAAAGGTGATTGAGATCCGGAAGGAACTCCGGCCCCGATCATATAGAATCAAGGCAA GACAAGCTATACACATTGGTGGCTTGACAAGACTTGACCTTGTTGAAGCCTCTGTTGAAACAATATATGTCACAGTTTGGGCATCATCAAATGTTTCTCTTCACATGGGGAAAATTGAAAATGCTGACGAGTTTTGGAGAAAACATGTTGGTATCAGGTTACAG CCTCCCATTGGTAATGAGCGTGCGGCTGAACTAGGAACATGGCAAGAAAGAGAAGTAAAAGTGTCTGGAACTAGTTGGGATGTCAACAGCATTGACATAACAATAGCAGGTTTAGGTTGGTTCTCATTAGGTCTGAAAGGCGAAGCAACCACAAAATTGTGGGTATTTGATGGGGTTGAAGTAACTTTGAGAGAGCCTTTGGTGCTTGACCGGGCACCATCCCTTCAGAAGCCAGGATTTTGGTTACCTAAAGCCATCTCTGATGCTATTGGTAACCAAACCAAACTTGAAGCTCAAAGAAGGAAACAACTTGACCATGAAGATATGGAATACATGGGGGCGGGGGCAGGGGCAGGGGCAGCTTCATCTACATGA
- the LOC137814002 gene encoding GTP-binding protein BRASSINAZOLE INSENSITIVE PALE GREEN 2, chloroplastic isoform X1 has translation MAMLLSTIVVPSTKLVIFNNSTQERALPSFCHIPDTSKRFQKVSSFIAFAVKGDSTHPKATRRDSRNPLLSEGRDEDEARGPICPGCGVFMQDKDPNLLGYYQPRKVKVEEFSEEDGDVFDVDDGGDYAEEEDDDEVGFLNVSEIKLGEESEGLNEIDWDSDDWEAKLLDEDDEKLELDAFAPAGVGYGNITEEYMEKVKRKKVSKAEKKRMAKEANREKEEVTVCARCHSLRNYGHVKNQTMENLIPDFDFNRLISTRLMNPSGSGSATVVVMVVDCVDFDGSFPRIAVKSLFQALERIQDNSKRAKKLPKLVLVATKVDLLPSQVSPTRLDRWVRNRARSWGAPKLNGVYLVSSRKDLGVRNLLSFVKDLAGPRGNVWVIGAQNAGKSTLINAFAKKQGAKVTKLTEAPIPGTTLGILRIAGVLPAKTKMFDTPGLLHPYLMSMRLNRDEQKVIEIRKELRPRSYRIKVGQAIHIGGLTRLDLVEASVETIYVTVWASSNVSLHMGKIENADEFWRKHVGIRLQPPIGNERAAELGTWQEREVKVSGTSWDVNSIDITIAGLGWFSLGLKGEATTKLWVFDGVEVTLREPLVLDRAPSLQKPGFWLPKAISDAIGNQTKLEAQRRKQLDHEDMEYMGAGAGAGAASST, from the exons ATGGCGATGCTATTGTCTACAATTGTTGTTCCTTCTACCAAGCTCGTCATCTTCAACAACAGTACACAGGAGCGTGCACTTCCAAGTTTTTGTCATATCCCTG ATACTAGCAAGCGCTTTCAGAAAGTGTCGTCCTTTATTGCTTTTGCGGTGAAGGGTGACTCCACTCACCCCAAAGCCACAAGGAGAGATAGTAGGAACCCATTGTTGAGTGAGGGGAgagatgaagatgaagctagAGGACCCATTTGTCCTGGTTGTGGAGTCTTCATGCAAGATAAGGACCCTAACCTTCTAGGGTATTACCAACCAAGGAAGGTGAAAGTGGAAGAGTTTTCAGAAGAGGACGGCGATGTGTTTGATGTTGATGATGGTGGTGATTATGCagaagaagaggatgatgatGAAGTGGGGTTTTTGAATGTAAGTGAAATTAAGCTTGGAGAAGAAAGTGAGGGGTTAAATGAGATTGACTGGGATTCTGATGACTGGGAAGCTAAGTTACtggatgaagatgatgagaAGTTGGAATTGGATGCGTTTGCACCTGCAGGGGTTGGGTATGGTAACATTACTGAGGAGTACATGGAAAAGGTAAAGAGGAAGAAGGTGTCCAAAGCTGAGAAGAAGAGAATGGCTAAGGAGGCTAACAGGGAGAAAGAAGAGGTAACTGTGTGTGCTCGGTGTCATTCCTTGAGAAACTATGGCCACGTAAAGAACCAGACGATGGAGAATTTGATACCGGATTTTGATTTCAATAGGTTGATTTCGACGCGGCTGATGAACCCTTCTGGAAGTGGCAGTGCTACTGTTGTTGTCATGGTTGTGGACTGTGTTGATTTTGATGGTTCATTCCCTAGGATTGCAGTGAAATCCTTGTTTCAAGCATTGGAAAGAATACAGGACAACTCGAAGCGGGCCAAGAAGCTGCCGAAGCTTGTTCTTGTGGCAACAAAGGTTGATCTCCTTCCATCCCAGGTTTCTCCTACGAGGTTAGATAGATGGGTTCGAAACCGTGCAAGATCTTGGGGAGCACCTAAGCTAAATGGGGTTTATTTGGTCAGTTCAAGGAAGGATTTAGGTGTAAGGAATTTGTTGTCCTTCGTGAAGGATTTGGCTGGTCCTCGTGGGAATGTATGGGTGATTGGAGCTCAAAATGCAGGGAAATCTACTCTGATCAATGCGTTTGCAAAGAAACAAGGAGCTAAAGTTACAAAGCTGACAGAAGCTCCAATTCCTGGGACAACACTTGGGATCTTGAGAATTGCTGGAGTTTTGCCAGCTAAGACTAAGATGTTTGACACTCCGGGGCTCTTGCACCCATATTTAATGTCAATGAGATTGAATCGGGATGAGCAAAAGGTGATTGAGATCCGGAAGGAACTCCGGCCCCGATCATATAGAATCAAG GTAGGACAAGCTATACACATTGGTGGCTTGACAAGACTTGACCTTGTTGAAGCCTCTGTTGAAACAATATATGTCACAGTTTGGGCATCATCAAATGTTTCTCTTCACATGGGGAAAATTGAAAATGCTGACGAGTTTTGGAGAAAACATGTTGGTATCAGGTTACAG CCTCCCATTGGTAATGAGCGTGCGGCTGAACTAGGAACATGGCAAGAAAGAGAAGTAAAAGTGTCTGGAACTAGTTGGGATGTCAACAGCATTGACATAACAATAGCAGGTTTAGGTTGGTTCTCATTAGGTCTGAAAGGCGAAGCAACCACAAAATTGTGGGTATTTGATGGGGTTGAAGTAACTTTGAGAGAGCCTTTGGTGCTTGACCGGGCACCATCCCTTCAGAAGCCAGGATTTTGGTTACCTAAAGCCATCTCTGATGCTATTGGTAACCAAACCAAACTTGAAGCTCAAAGAAGGAAACAACTTGACCATGAAGATATGGAATACATGGGGGCGGGGGCAGGGGCAGGGGCAGCTTCATCTACATGA